TATTTCAAATTCTATCTGAATGGCGGCGATCTGAAAGTAAAGGTCTGGGAAGGATATCCGGAAGACGAACCGTCTGATTGGGCGATTGAGGTTACCGATCCCGATCCGAGAGTCACCGGCAAATACACCATGTTTGGCCTGTTGGGAACGCCTCCCGGCGGCGACGAAATTGTTCTGGACGACATTGTGGTCACGGCTGCAACGGCAACTGCCGTCAATGAAAAATCCCAAACCCCCACAACGTTTGCACTGAATCAGAACTATCCCAATCCCTTTAATCCGGTAACCTCCATTTCGTTTTCGGTGAATACCAATCAACCGACCACGCTAAAAATCTACAACGAGGCCGGACAATTGGTGAAAACCCTGGTTAATGGAAAGGTGGCCATGGGCAGTCACGTGGTCAAATGGAATGGAACCAATAATCTGGGTGAAAAGGTTCACAGCGGCGTTTATTTTTATGAATTGGTAAATGGGGCTCACAAAAGTGTGAAAAAATTGGTACTAATGAAATAAGAAATCATATAAGGCCTCCCCTAAAAAGGGAGGCCTTTTGATTCTGTCAAATGACCCAAAGCAGGTTTGTTAACGTCCGTGCGACGATTTTAGACCCTTATCACGGATTCGATGGTGTGAATCGTTAAACCAAATGAGGACCCGGAGTTCTTATGAAACATCTTTTTCATTCTTTTATCGGCCTTCTTCTGATTTTTATCTTTTCTGTGCAAACGAGTGCAAAGCCAAAGTATGCCATGGCAGTCTATCACTTTAATCTCCAATATGTAGCCGGTGATCAGAGGATTGAACGCCGGATTGTTCGGGAATCCATTAAGCCGCTTCTAAATTTCTACGACCGGCACCCCAACTACAAAGGCGATTTTGAAATTCAGGCCTGGGCGCTGGAGGTGATTCAGGAGGAATTCCCTGAGGTCCTGGAACATCTCAGGCGTCTTATTAAGAAGGGACAACTGGAATTGGTGGTAGCCCATTATTCCGATCAATTCTTTATTGGTTACCCGGCCATCGATATGCAGCGTTCCGTGGAAATGAGTGACGCGGTCCTGAAAAGATTGAATCTGAAGCGGTCGCGCGTGTTCATCGCCCAGGAAATCCAATATTCCCCCGCTATTGCCTCTGCTTTACACGGGAAATACGATGTGGTAGTAACCAGTTCCAATCCTTACGGGTACTACCGCTCCGGCGAAATGCCTCTGGAGGAATTTAATTATGCCGGAAAAAAGATGCTGATTCTGTTGGGAGGCGGAAAAAAGAATCTGAAATGCTGCAAATGGGATTGGGCCTTTTTTGATGACGGGGAGGTGTTCAGTACCCGCGACTATGCCAGCGATTTTTACCGCGTTCCTTCATGGGAGAAAAAACACATCGACAAATTTAAGCGGATGGAGAAAGAAGGCTACACATTTGTAACCGTGAGTGAATTCGTAAAGATTTTGAAAGAGAAAAACTATAAAATTCCGAAAATGGCCTACATCCCGGAGGGAACCTGGAATATGGGGGCCGGCGGGCCTTACAATTGGTTGGGCAAACAGGGCAGCGGCAATGAAAAAGACGGATTAACGCGGGCGCGTAATTTTATTGCCCGCGGTTGGGTATTGGTAGCGGAAACACTCAGCAAATGGGCCGAAAAGTTGGGCGCCAACAATGCCCTCATTCGTTCGGTGCTTCGATTGTCCTGGAAACACCTGCTCCTGGGAGAGGTTTCCGATTCCTCGGGTTGGTCACCGCTGCCCATCGAGGTACGCTACACGGATGAGCAATGTGCCATTGCTGAGCAGGGCGCCGGTGTGCTGATCAAGGAAGTACTCCATGCCGCCAAAATGAATGATCAAACGGTTTGGGTTGATCTGAAAACGGGAACCGTGGCACCGGAGAAAGCCGTTCCTCCGGCCGTGCCCGTTTCGGTCGATTATTCTCCGGTTCCCGTAGAGGTACGTGCCGAAAGCTACACAATTGCCGTCCAAAAATTCGGCGATAATCTCTACAAGCTGGAAATCAATGCCCGACGTCCTGTGGACGGAATGGTGAAAATCGCTTTTCCTCTGACCGGAAAACTCCACTATTATTCGGCTCCCATGGGGGAAGACTCACTGGTGGCGGTTCCGCCGGATTTAAATCACAACCCCATTCTCTCCCTTTCCAACGGCCTGTTTACCCTCGGCAATGGATGGAATCTTATCAAGGATAATTATGTGGAGCATTTGGCCGGTATGTGGGATTACAAAACCCATCGCCTGGTTTTTCGGGAAGGGGTTCGAAAGGATTTGCCCGGAACGAAAATGGCGTTTTATCTTTACAAAGCCCCTCCCCAAAAGGCGCTGCAGATGGCCAACGGCCTGAATGTGTGGCCGATTTACCGGGTGAAAATTGAGAATGGAACGGTGCTTCTCAACCGGGTTATGCCCGAAGAGCGGTTGAATCAAGACTAATCATGAGCGCCAAAATAAATTGTTCGAAAAATCGGGTTTCGTTTTTAACTTAAAAAATTCATTCGCCACCAGGCGCACAATGGCGTAATAAACAAAAAGATAAATAAGTATTCATTTGAAAAGGAAAACGATTCAAAATAAACGGAGTTTTAAAATCCCCAATTATTTTAATGATAATAATCTTCGTGATTTAGGATCTTCGTGGCAAAAATTTATGAATGATGCAGGTTAACACATTCTTTAACTGAAAAGCTAACCTTGCAGCCGCATCCAATGAATGAATAAAGCAGGGAAGAACACAGATGAACCATCAACACGGAAAAGAGGTCCGGGTATTTTGGGCATTGCTGAGTATATCGCTTTTGGTGTCTATTGTTTTTGCTGCGAGCAGACAGGTCTGTTCAGGCGGCTGGCTTGCCTCCCTCGGCATCTATATTCTGCTTTTGGCTGCGCTTTTCGGGCACTCGGTTACCCGGTGGGTGGAGACCTGGCAGGCCCGTTTTCAGGGGAAGGCCGCCCGGGGGGCACTTCCCGTTTTGGGACTTTATGTGATTTATGCGATTTATGCCGCTCTGGCCGGACAATTAACAGGCGCCGCGGCCCTGAAAGGATTTCTCTATCTGGCGCTACCCTACGGCGTTCTGCTTCTGGATCGTTCGGATGGGCAGCGGTTGAATCTTTGGAACGCCCTGGTCATTCTGTTGATCTGGCTTCCAATTGAGTTCAGTTTGATTCCACAGATATCTGTGCCCATTGTTGCCGGAGTGGATTATTTTAAACTGGCTGCCATTGTGGAGGGCCTTTACCTTTTTATTGTATTTAAACCGGTGGAAGGATTTGGGTTTAATTTTCTCTGGACAAAAGAAGATTTGAAAAAGGTAGCCACGTATTTTGCCCTATTT
The genomic region above belongs to Calditrichota bacterium and contains:
- a CDS encoding CPBP family intramembrane metalloprotease codes for the protein MNHQHGKEVRVFWALLSISLLVSIVFAASRQVCSGGWLASLGIYILLLAALFGHSVTRWVETWQARFQGKAARGALPVLGLYVIYAIYAALAGQLTGAAALKGFLYLALPYGVLLLDRSDGQRLNLWNALVILLIWLPIEFSLIPQISVPIVAGVDYFKLAAIVEGLYLFIVFKPVEGFGFNFLWTKEDLKKVATYFALFLVFFAIPIGMPFHFIRQTPHLKPWYEWIVQYMAIFLFTGIPEEILFRGMIHNFLQKTIRGKNGLWIALAISSIIFGLAHGNNHNAPFVDIHLGFLGVWHLPWVYVILASIAGWYYGLTYIRTGKVTAGALVHAFVDTWWSIFFGG